Within Rhea pennata isolate bPtePen1 unplaced genomic scaffold, bPtePen1.pri scaffold_150, whole genome shotgun sequence, the genomic segment TTCCCCCTGCCCCAATTTGGGGTCCTCCCCACCCCGTGCTCATGGGTGTTGCCCCAAACTGGGTCCCCCAGTGTATTATGGGTCCGACCCCTATCGGGGTCCCCCCGTGCAACGGTGATCCCTGCTTTTGGGTTCCCCCCGGCCCCGATTTGGGGTCTTTCCCCCCCGGGTGCTCGTGGGCGTCGCCCCAAATGGGGTCCCCCAGTGGATTATGGGTCCGACCCCTATCGGGGTCCCCCCGTACAACGGTGATCCCTGCTTTTGGGTTCCCCCGCCCCAATTTTGGGTTCCCCCCGGCCCAATTTGGGGTCCTTCCCCCTCTGGGTGCTCATGGGTGTTGCCCCAAACTGGGTCCCCCGGTGGATTATGGGTCCGACCCCTATCGGGGTCCCCCGTACAACGGTGACCCCCAATTTTGGGTTCCCCCATGCCAATTTTGGGTTCCCCCGCCCCAATTTGgggtcctcccccccccccgggtgcTCATGGGGGTCGCCCCAAATGGGGCCCCCCTGGGTGCAATGGGTCCGTCGCCTATCGGGGACCCCCCGTGCAACGGTGACCCCCAGCTTTTGGGTTCCTCCCTGCTCTAAGGTTCCTCCCGCTCCAGGGTCCCCCCCACTATAGGATTCCCCCCACTATAGAGTCCCCCCGCTCTAGTGTCCCCCCCACTCTAGTGTCGCCCGCACTATAGTGTCCCCCCCGCTCTAGGGTCCCCCCCACTATAGGGTCCCCGCCCCGCTTTAGGGTTCCCCCCGCTATAGGGTCCCCCCCACTATagggtccccccccccgctttaGGGTTCCCCCCGCTATAGGGTCCCCCCCACTAtagggtccccccccccccgctttaGGGTTCCCCCCGCTATAGGGTCCCTCCCACTATAGGGTTCCCTGCACTCTAGGGTTCCCCCAGCTCTAGAGTTCCCCCCGCTATAAGGTTCCCCCACTATAGGGTTCCCCCCGCTATAGGGTTCCCCCCAGCAGGTGCTGTCATTAGAGGAGGTCTAACGAGCGCGGGGGGCACCTAACGAGGCTGGGggcccgcggggggggggggggggacggagGGCATCCGCTAACGAGGGGCGTCTGGGGCAGAGGCGGAGCAGAAgggccccggcgcgccccgccTGGAGCTGGTGCTGGGGGGCCGCGAGCTGAGCGGGGggctgctgcccctgccccagccctaCGGGCCCGGGCTGGGGGGGACCCCGAcggccgccccggggggccCCAGCCCCGAACCCTGCGCCGACAACGCCAACGACAGTGAgatatttttttgggggggggggtggagagggTTGTGGGGGGCCCTTGGGGGGATTATGGGGGGgatatggggttttttttgggggggggaataggGGCTGGGGGGGTAAttggggtcctgggggggggaaatggggTTCAGAGGGGGTAACTGGCGTCCTGGGGGGAGAGATtatgggggtcctggggggggtgAGGAGGATGTGGGGGTCTGGGGGGGCTTATGGGAGTCCTGGGTGGGAAtaggggggatgtggggggtcctgggggggaTTATGGGGGTCTGGGGGGAAATGGGGGGATGTGGGGGTCCTGAGGGGGGGTgatgggggtcctggggggggaAATGGGAGGCCTGGGGGTAATTAGGGTCGGGGGGGTgatgggggtcctggggggggaATGGAGGGATGTGAGGGTCCTGGGGGGGTTACGGGGGTGCCAGGGGGGTAATTGGGGTTCTGAGGAGGTAATTGGGTCTTGGGGGAGGGTTATGGGGGTCCTGGGGAGGATATGGGGGTcttgggggggggaatggggaGATGTGGGGGGCATGGAGGGGGTtatgggggtcctggggggtaattggggtcctgggggggggtAATTGGGGTTCTGAAGAGCTAATTGGGGTCTTGGGGGGGGGTtatgggggtcctggggggggatgggggggatgggggggtcctggaggggttgggggggtcctgggggggggatgggggggatggggggggtcctggaggggttgggggggtcctgggggggttatgggggtcctggggggtaattggggtcctggggggggtaATTGGGGTTCTGAAGAGCTAATTGGGTCTGGGGGGGGTtatgggggtcctgggggggatgggggggatggggggggtcctggaggggttggggggtcctggggggggatgggggggatggggggggtcctggaggggttgtgggggtcctgggggggttatgggggtcctggggggtaattggggtcctggggggggtaATTGGGGTTCTGAAGAGCTAATTGGGGTCTGGGGGGGTtatgggggtcctggggggggatgggggggatggggggggtcctggaggggttggggggtcctggggggttatgggggtcctgggggtaattggggtcctggggggggtaATTGGGGTTCTGAAGAGCTAATTGGGGTCTTGGGGGGGTtatgggggtcctggggggggatgggggggatggggggggtcctggaggggttgggggggtcctggggggggatgggggggatggggggggtcctggaggggttgtgggggtcctgggggggttatgggggtcctggggggtaattggggtcctggggggggtaATTGGGGTTCTGAAGAGCTAATTGGGGTCTGGGGGGGTtatgggggtcctggggggggatgggggggatggggggggtcctggaggggttggggggtcctgggggggttatgggggtcctggggggtaattggggtcctgggggggggtAATTGGGGTTCTGAAGAGCTAATTGGGGTCTTGGGGGGGGTtatgggggtcctggggggggatggggggcctgggggggtcctgaggggttgggggggtcctgggggggggatgggggggatggggggggtcctggaggggttgggggggtcctgggggggatggggggatggggggtgggggtcctggaggggttgggggggtcctgggggggttatgggggtcctggggggtaattggggtcctggggggggtaATTGGGGTTCTGAAGAGCTAATTGGGGTCTGGGGGGGGTTATGGGATCCtgggcgggggtggggggatggggggggtcctggaggggttgggggggtcctgggggggttATGGGGTCCTCGGGGGTAAttggggtcctggggggggtaATTGGGGTTCTGAGAGCTAATTGGGGTCTGGGGGGGGTtatgggggtcctggggggggatggggggcctgggggggtcctggaggggttgggggggtcctgggggggttatgggggtcctgggggggatgggggggatggggggggtcctggaggggttgggggggtcctgggggggttatgggggtcctggggggtaattggggtcctggggggggggtaatTGGGGTTCTGAAGAGCTAATTGGGGTCTGGGGGGGTtatgggggtcctggggggggtgggggggatggggggggtcctggaggggttgggggggtcctggggggttatgggggtcctggggggggctgggggggtccTTGGGGGGGTTATGGGCGTCCTGGGGGATTGTGGGGGTcgtgggggggctggggggctggggggtccTGGCGGGTCCTGGGGGGGTTATGGGGGTccgggggggtcctggggggggatgtgggggtCCGGGGGGGATTATGGGGTCCGGGGGGGATGGGAGGGatggggggtcctggggggatTATGGGGGTccggggggtcctgggggggatgtgggggtCCGGGGGGGATTATGGGGGTCCGGGGGGGGATGGGAGGGatgggggggtcctggggggatTATGGGGGTCaggggggggctggggggctggggggtccTGGCGGGTCCTGGGGGGATTATGGGGGTccggggggtcctgggggggatgtgggggtCCGGGGGGATTATGGGGGTCCGgggggggatggagggatgggggggtcctggggggatTATGGGGGTCCGGGGGGGATGGGAGGGatggggggtcctggggggatTATGGGGGTCCGGGGGGGATGGGAGGGATGGGGGTCCTGGGGGATTATGGGGGTCCGGGGGGGATGGGAGGGatggggggtcctggggggatTATGGGGGTCCGGGGGGGATGGGAGGGATGGGGGGTCTGGGGGATTATGGGGGTccgggggggtcctggggggggatgtgggggtcctggggggatTATGGGGGTCAGGGGGGGGGATGGGAGGGatgggggggtcctggggggatTATGGGGGTCCGGGGGGGGATGGGAGGGatgggggggtcctggggggatTATGGGGGTCCGGGGGGGGATGGGAGGGatggggggtcctggggggatTATGGGGGTCCGGGGGGGGATGGGAGGGatggggggtcctggggggatTATGGGGGTCAGGGGGGGGGATGGGAGGatgggggggtcctgggggaTTATGGGGGTCCGGGGGGGGATGGGAGGGatggggggtcctggggggatTATgggggtccggggggggggatgggagggatgggggggtcctggggggatTATGGGGGTCCGGGGGGGCATGGGAGGGatgggggggtcctggggggatTATGGGGGTCAGGGGGGGGGATGGGAGGGatggggggtcctggggggatTATGGGGGTCCGGGGGGGGATGGGAGGGatggggggggtcctggggggatTATGGGGGTCCGGGGGGGCATGGGAGGGATGGGGGGTCCTGGCGGGGGCCCTGGCTGGTCCtggggggggatttgggggtccCGGGAGGCGCCGCGTTGAcgctgcttttgtttctctcccCGTCCGCCTCCTTCCCGTGTCCTTGGCGTGTCGTTGCCGTGTCCTTGGCGTGTCGTTGCCGTGTCCTTCCCGTGTCCTCGCCGCGTCGTCGCCGCGTCGCCACGGTCTTGGTGTGTCGTTGCCGTGTCACCGTGTCCTCACCATGGCCTCGCCCCGTTGGCGTGTCGCTGCCGTGCCCCCTCCGTGCCCCCTCCGTGTCCTCACCGTGTACCTCGCTGTGTCCTTGTCGTGTCCTTGTCGTGTCATTGCCGCGTCCTCTCCGTGTCTTCTCCGTGCCCTCGCCGTGTCCTCTCCATGTCGCTGCCGTGTCCTTGGCGTGCCGTTGCCGTGCCGCCGTGCCCTCTGCGTGTCCTTGGTGTGCACTTGCCGTGTTGCCGTGTCCTCGCCGTGCCTTTGCCATGCCCTTGCCGTGTGCTCGCCGTGTCTCCTTGTCTCTCCTCTTCGCCGTGTGCTCGCCGTGTCGCTGCCGTGTCCTCGCCATGCCCTCGCCATGCCCTCACCGTGTCCTCGCCGTGTCCTCGCCGTGTCCTCGCCGTGTCCTTGGCGTGTCCTTGCTGTGTTGCTGCTGTGTCGCCGTGCCCTCGCCGTGCCCTCACCGCGTTGCCGTGTCCTTGGCGTGCCCTTGGCGTGTCGCCGTGCCCTCTGTGTGTCCTCGGCTTGTTGCTGCCGTGTCCTTGGCGTGCCCTTGGCGTGTCGCCGTGTCGCTGCCGCGTCCTCGGCATGCCCTTGGCGTGTCGCTGTGTCCTTGGCGTGTCGTTGCCGTGTCGCTGCCGTGTCCTTGGCGTGTCCTCGGCGTGTCGCCGTGTCACTGCCGTGTCCTTGGCGTGCCCTCGGTGTGTCGCCGTGCCCCCGGCGTGTCGTCGCCGTGTCGCTGTGTCCTCGCCGTGTCCTTGCCGTGTCGCTGCCGTGTCCTCGCCGTGCCCTCGGCGTGTCGTCGTGTCCTTGCCATGTCCTCGCCGTGCCCTTGGCGTGTCGCCGCTGTGTCGCCGTGTCCTCGCCGTGTCCTTGCCGTGTCGCTGCCGTGCCCTCGGCGTGTCGCCGTGCCCTCTGCGTGTCCTCGCCGTGCCCTTGGCGTGTCGCTGTGTCCTTGCCGGTCCTTGCCGTGTCCTCGGCGTGTCGCCGTGTCCTTGCCGTGTCCTTGCCGTGTCCTTGCCGTGTCCTCGGCGTGTCGCCGTGTCCTCGCCGTGTCCTCGCCGTGTCCTCGCCGTGTCCTTGCCGTGTCCTCGGTGTGCCCTTGGCGTGTCGCCGTGTCCTCGCCGTGTCCTCGCCGTGTCCTCGCCGTGTCCTTGCCGTGCCCCTGGCATGTCCCCGGCGTGTCGCCGTGCCCCTGGCGTGTCCTCGCCGTGCCCCCGGCGTGTCGCCGTGCCCCTGGCGTGTCCTTGCCGTGCCCCCGGCGTGTCGCCGTGCCCCCGGCGCGCCCGCGCTGGCGGCGGCAGCCATCATCCTGCGCAACCTGCACCCGCACAGCACGCTGGAGTCGATCCTGGCGGCGCTGGCGCCTTTCGCCGCCCTCTCGGCCGCCAACGTCCGCGTCATCAAGGACAAACAGACGCAGCTCAACCGCGGCTTCGCCTTCGTGCAGCTCGCCACCATCGTGgtgcggccccgcccccccccccccggccccgcccacctccggccccccggcccccccagccccccgccccgccggccaCCCTGCCCGcacgcctgggcccctgccccagatgcctgggcccctctccaggacgcctgggcccctctcccaggacgcctgggcccctctcccaggacacctgggccccttccctgTATTCCTAGAccctgcccggacgcctgggccccctccccggacacctgggcccctccccggacgcctgggccccttccccagaCACCTGCGCCCCTTCCCTGTATTCCTAGAcctgccccggacgcctgggccccctccccggacgcctgggcccctccctggacacctgggccccttccccggacacctgggccccttccctgTATTCCTAGACcctgccccggacgcctgggcctcttccccggacgcctgggccccctccccggacgcctgggcccccttcCTGCACTCCTAGACcctgccccggacgcctgggcctcttccctggatgcctgggcccttcccggacacctgggccccttcccggacgcctgggcccctgccccggacacctgggcccctgccccggacgcctgggcccctccctggacacctgggccccttccccggacacctgggcccccttCCCTGCACTCCTAGacccttccccggacgcctgggccccctccccggacgcctgggcccctccctggacacctgggccccttccccggacacctgggccccttccctgCACTCCTAGaccttccccggacgcctgggccccctccccggacgcctgcGCCCCCTTCCTGCACTCCTAGAcccttcccggacgcctgggccccctccccggacgcctgcGCCCCCTTCCTGCACTCCTAGAcccttcccggacgcctgggcccctctcccaggacgcctgggccccttccccggaccCCTGGCCCCTCCCCGGACccctgggccccttccccggacgcctgggcctcttccccggacgcctgggccctcttCCTGCACTCCTAGACCCTtccccagacgcctgggccccttccccggacacctgggccccttcctgTACTCCTAGACcctgccccggacgcctgggccccctccccggacgcctgggccccctgccccagacgcctgggcccctgccccggacgcctgggcccctccccgatcacctgggccccttccccggacacctgggcccccttccccggacacctgggccccctgccccgggacgcctgggccctccccggacacctgggccccccttccccggacacctgggccccctgccccggacgcctgggccccctcgCCCGGACCCCTTGGcccccttccccggacgcctgggccctcccggacgcctgggccccgcaGGAGGCGGCGCAGCTGCTccagatgctccaggccctgcacCCGCCGCTCCACATCGACGGCAAGAGCATCAACGCCGAGTTCGCCAAGGGCTCCAAGCGGTGGGCCACGCCCCCTGCCCCCCCGGGCcacgccccccgccccggggccaCGCCCCCTTCCCCAAGCCACGCCCCCCCGCCCGCTGGCCAcgccccctgcccttcccgcCTCACCACGATGAGCCCCCCTGCTGCTGGTCAGGCTTCTGCTCCAGCTCAGGCCAcgcccccctgcccccccggGCCACGCCCCCTTCCCCGGGGCCACGCCCCCTTCCCCAAGCCACGCCCCCCCGCCCGCTGGCCAcgccccctgcccttccccccccacccaccaTGAGCCCCAGCCCCTGCTGCTGGCCAGGCTCCCCTGCCCAGCAGGCCACGCCCCCTTCCCAGGCCACGCCCCTGCCGCACTGGCCACGCCCCCCTGTCCCCTCCCACCGCCACCTGCCAACCGGgctgtgcccagctgctgccaccagtCCTTGACCACGCCCCCCCCGCCCGATGGCCACGCCCCCATTGTCCATGGCCACGCCCTCTCGCgcgggccccgcccccctccgcagccgagccccgccccccaCGGCTGAGCCCCGCCCTCCCGCATGGCCTCGCCGCCCCCCCTGCGGCCTCGCCCCGCCCTCGCGGCCTCGCCCGCCCCCCATTgcctcgccccgccccccccgcggccTAGCCCCGCCCCTGGCtaagccccgcccccccgcggcCTCACCCCGCGGCCTcaccccgccccccccgcggcctcgccccgccccccggctaagccccgccccccccgccggcctcgccccgccccccggctaagccccgccccccggcgcaGGGAGctggcggccgcgggcggggggggcggggccgaggggcCCCGGGCCAGCGCCGCCTCCGTGCCTCCACCGCCATCGCCGCCGCCCAGTGGGCCCTGTCCCAGGtggggcggggcctgcgcgcggggggggggcggggcctgcgtGCAGGGGGCGGGGCTGTGGTGGAGCGGGTGGGGCcggggtgggagggggcggggcctgagAGGGGCTTGGGGGAGGGATGGGtacggggaggggggcggggcctgtggAAGGGAGTGGGCGGGGTCTgcgggaggggggcggggcctggggtAGACCTTGGGGGGGGAGATGGGATAtgcggagggggcggggccctGTGGTGGAGGAGGCGGGGcttggggtggggaggggctTGTGGGAGGGATAgcgggtggggagggggtggaGCTTgtggagggggcggggcctgtggGAAGGGGCGGGGCCTGCAGAGGGAAGGGTGGGGCTTGGTCTCAAAGAAGGGGCGGAGCTTGGGAAAGGAGATGGAGTTTgggggaaggggcggggccTGAGGGGCTTGGGGAAGGGGCGGGGTTTAGGAAGGGGCGGGGCTTGGGGGCGGGGTTTGGAGAGGCTCGGAGGGAGGGGCTGGGAGAAGGGGGTGGGGCTTGGGGTAGGGGCGGGGCTTGGGGTGTGGCCCTTGGGGGGTCAGGGAAAGGAGGCGGGGCTtggggaagggggcggggcttcACCAGTGCTatgagggggcggggctcggaGGGTGAGGGGGCGTGGCCTGacctggccccgccccctccccctgcAGGCGGCCCAAGGGGGCGAGGCCTCGTGGGCCGGGGGGGAGGAGCCTCCCGGCGACTACGGCGGCTTCTACCAATCGGAGGAGGCCTACGGCGGCCCCGACCCCGCCCTCTACGGCCACGCCTACCTGAagggggccgcggcccccgccccccggccccgccctcgccggccccgcccccgccaaGGCCGAGCCCCCCCGCTCCCGGTGAGTCatgggaaggggcccaggcgtccggggagcTCCCCCcacgaggggcccaggcgtccgggtgctcCCCAAAAAGaggcccaggcgtccgggaacATCCCCAAaaaggacccaggcgtccgggtgctcCCCAAacgggcccaggcgtccgggaaccATCCCCgaaaagggcccaggcgtccgggtgctcCCcaaaagggcccaggcgtccgagaaCCATCCCCGAAAAGGGCTCAGGCGTCCGGGTGCTCCCAGAAGGGGCCCCAGGCGTCGAGAACCATCCCCGAAAAGGGCCCCAGGCGTCCAGGTGCTCCccagaaggggcccaggcgtcccgaGAACCATCCCCAAAaaggacccaggcgtccaggaACCATCCCcaaaagggcccaggcgtccgggaaccATCCCcaaaagggcccaggcgtccgggtgctccccagaaggggcccaggcgtcctgggaACCATCCCCaaaaagggcccaggcgtccggggagcTCCCCCcatgaggggcccaggcat encodes:
- the LOC134154186 gene encoding LOW QUALITY PROTEIN: RNA-binding protein 10-like (The sequence of the model RefSeq protein was modified relative to this genomic sequence to represent the inferred CDS: inserted 1 base in 1 codon; deleted 1 base in 1 codon), with product MEYERRGGRGDRTGRYGGTPEAAPPAGGGVSAPGRAQRDHDYGDMDYRAYGGAGPEGPPQDAYEEAGPGRGRQTPPPPAPPPPPPPPGAAAAAAPPGAAALRRRRRLPRPDYRAEAGAEDEPRASTIVMLRMLPQAATENDIRAQLQAQGVTPREVRLMRNKSSGQSRGFAFVEFHQVQEAARWMDANQHSLCILGQKVSMHYSDPKPKINEDWLCSKCGVQNFKRREKCFKCGVPKAEAEQKGPGAPRLELVLGGRELSGGLLPLPQPYGPGLGGTPTAAPGGPSPEPCADNANDTIILRNLHPHSTLESILAALAPFAALSAANVRVIKDKQTQLNRGFAFVQLATIVEAAQLLQMLQALHPPLHIDGKSINAEFAKGSKRELAAAGGGGGAEGPRASAASXASTAIAAAQWALSQAAQGGEASWAGGEEPPGDYGGFYQSEEAYGGPDPALYGHAYLKGAAAPAPRPRPRRPRPRQGRAPPLP